In the Cetobacterium sp. NK01 genome, one interval contains:
- the istB gene encoding IS21-like element helper ATPase IstB: MQERIANYCKRLKLSKNVSEIYKDIQATNYEEFLCKLLELEVNHRNITKIERSIKLASFPVIRTFEDYSFQEITLSSSLREEELKELKFIIEKKNLILYGGVGTGKTHMACALGLNACNEGKNVKFYRTSTLVNQLSEAKKKGNLSSFLKRFEKLDLLILDEWGYVPLDREGAQLIFQIISDCYERYSIILTTNLEFSRWVSILYDENMTAALIDRLVHHSHLVLFNGSSKRLKESGLG, translated from the coding sequence ATGCAAGAAAGAATAGCAAATTATTGTAAAAGGTTAAAGTTGAGTAAAAATGTCTCTGAAATTTACAAAGATATTCAAGCTACAAATTATGAAGAGTTTTTATGTAAATTACTGGAATTAGAAGTTAATCATAGAAATATTACAAAAATAGAAAGATCTATTAAATTAGCTTCTTTTCCAGTTATTAGAACTTTTGAAGATTATTCTTTTCAAGAAATTACATTATCAAGTTCCTTAAGAGAAGAGGAACTGAAAGAATTAAAATTTATTATTGAAAAGAAAAATCTTATTTTATATGGAGGAGTTGGAACCGGAAAAACACATATGGCATGTGCGCTGGGATTAAACGCTTGTAATGAAGGAAAGAATGTAAAATTTTATCGAACAAGTACACTTGTGAACCAATTAAGTGAAGCAAAGAAAAAAGGAAACTTAAGTTCATTTTTAAAAAGGTTTGAAAAGTTAGATTTATTGATTTTAGATGAGTGGGGCTATGTTCCACTTGATAGAGAAGGAGCACAGTTAATTTTTCAAATTATATCAGATTGTTATGAAAGATACAGCATCATTTTGACGACTAACTTGGAATTTAGTAGATGGGTTAGTATTTTGTATGATGAAAATATGACAGCAGCCCTTATTGATAGATTAGTTCATCATAGTCATTTAGTATTATTTAATGGATCAAGTAAAAGATTAAAAGAATCAGGACTAGGATAG
- a CDS encoding DUF2971 domain-containing protein, with protein sequence MDSLDLGTLFWDYKNVDRDTAYRSLVANKPRTLYKYRSGNKNSIDDFKDEQLWFNDPFDTFVSGALFDNSIEDLKETILNRKSTIDKIFGKAETNIEEDELFIENFKKNEEARLNFIKTVRSTFRVSCFSQKNDSILMWSHYANSHKGFCLEYDFKMLKELITLPLPVKYCNDLPNDIDDKLKLIFTKSKEWSYEEEWRLVKPAEKCVSQSNIIAPIAIYLGSNMDEQIKKSIMDIAKGKNIKIYKMYLNQNEFKLEAKLIWEPRL encoded by the coding sequence ATGGATAGCTTAGATTTAGGAACTTTATTTTGGGATTATAAAAATGTAGATCGTGATACAGCATATAGAAGTTTAGTTGCAAATAAACCAAGGACACTGTACAAATACAGATCTGGTAATAAAAATTCTATAGATGATTTTAAAGACGAACAGTTATGGTTTAATGATCCCTTTGATACATTTGTAAGTGGGGCTTTATTTGATAATTCAATTGAGGACTTAAAAGAAACTATATTGAATAGAAAAAGTACTATAGATAAAATATTTGGCAAAGCAGAAACAAATATTGAAGAGGATGAATTATTTATAGAAAATTTCAAAAAAAATGAAGAAGCTCGTTTGAACTTTATAAAAACAGTGAGAAGCACATTTCGAGTAAGTTGTTTTTCTCAAAAGAATGATTCAATTTTAATGTGGAGTCATTATGCTAATTCGCATAAGGGGTTTTGCTTAGAATATGATTTTAAAATGTTGAAAGAATTAATTACACTGCCTTTACCAGTTAAATACTGCAATGATTTGCCTAACGATATAGATGATAAATTAAAATTAATTTTTACTAAATCTAAAGAGTGGAGTTATGAAGAAGAATGGAGATTAGTAAAACCTGCGGAAAAATGTGTAAGTCAAAGTAATATTATAGCTCCTATAGCGATTTACTTAGGAAGTAATATGGATGAACAAATTAAGAAATCAATAATGGATATTGCTAAAGGTAAAAATATAAAAATTTATAAGATGTATTTAAATCAAAATGAATTTAAATTAGAGGCTAAATTAATATGGGAGCCAAGATTGTAA
- a CDS encoding Mor transcription activator family protein, with protein sequence MDLKMSDLPPQFENIAMRVGIDITKVLFEEFGGTSVYFPTEKMIYKEARDRDIIEEFNGFNVKELASKYRMSESYVRAIIRKNK encoded by the coding sequence ATGGATTTAAAAATGAGTGATCTACCTCCACAATTTGAAAATATAGCTATGAGAGTTGGAATAGATATAACTAAGGTGTTATTTGAAGAATTTGGGGGGACATCTGTGTATTTTCCTACTGAAAAGATGATATATAAAGAAGCTCGTGATAGAGATATTATAGAAGAGTTCAATGGATTTAATGTAAAGGAATTAGCGAGTAAGTACAGAATGTCTGAAAGTTATGTTAGAGCTATTATTCGGAAAAATAAATAA
- the tetB(P) gene encoding tetracycline resistance ribosomal protection protein TetB(P), with translation MKKIINIGIVAHVDAGKTTITENLLYYSGAIKSVGRVDLGNTQTDSMELERKRGITIKSSTISFNWNNVKVNIVDTPGHVDFISEVERSLSGLDGAILVISGVEGIQSQTRILFDTLKELNIPTIIFVNKLDRIGANFNKVFEEIKKNMSNKVVRLQEVYDAGSKAVYFDTCIINDDAINVLSDLDEAFLERYIGGIEPDKEEIQEKLSLYAREGSLYPVFCGAAAIGLGVEDLLDGICSYFPFSGDDCESDLSGVVFKIERASKNEKKVYVRLFGGKISVRDKIQVPNKELAEKVKKINRLENGVIIEAQRIEAGDIGILYGLTSFQVGDVIGISNNKIKNISIAKPALKTTISAIDKEKNPELFKALILLAEEDPLLELEMNDMDKEIYVNLFGEVQMEILSSILDDLYGIKVEFSNIETIYKETPKGFGSSIMHMQEDLNPFWATVGLEIEPAGRGEGLRYISNVSVGSLPKSFQNAIEEAVIKTSKQGLFGWEVTDVKVTLSCGEFFSPASTPADFRNVTPMVLMEALYKAQTVLLEPLHEFDLRIPQNALSKAVWDLETMRATFDNPIVIGDEFSIKGLIPVENSKEYKMKIASYTEGRGMFVTKFYGYKEVSAGFAKARQKTTYDPLNKKEYLLHKLNAIRD, from the coding sequence ATGAAGAAAATAATTAATATAGGAATCGTAGCACACGTGGATGCAGGAAAAACAACTATAACAGAAAACTTATTATATTATAGTGGAGCTATAAAATCAGTTGGAAGAGTTGATCTAGGCAATACACAGACGGATTCTATGGAGCTTGAACGTAAGAGAGGAATTACCATTAAATCGTCAACCATATCTTTTAATTGGAATAATGTTAAGGTTAATATTGTTGATACTCCAGGACATGTGGATTTTATTTCGGAAGTTGAACGTTCATTAAGTGGCTTAGATGGAGCAATACTAGTTATATCAGGAGTAGAGGGAATTCAGTCACAAACAAGAATATTATTTGACACATTAAAGGAGTTAAACATTCCAACAATAATTTTTGTAAATAAGCTAGATAGAATTGGTGCAAATTTCAATAAAGTATTTGAAGAGATAAAGAAGAATATGTCCAATAAAGTAGTTAGATTACAAGAAGTATATGATGCAGGAAGCAAAGCTGTTTATTTTGATACATGCATAATAAATGATGATGCTATTAATGTTTTATCAGACTTAGACGAAGCATTTTTAGAAAGATATATTGGTGGAATAGAACCTGATAAAGAAGAAATACAAGAAAAGCTTTCATTATATGCAAGGGAAGGAAGTCTATATCCAGTATTTTGTGGTGCTGCAGCAATTGGACTTGGAGTTGAAGATTTATTAGATGGAATTTGTAGTTATTTTCCATTTTCAGGTGATGATTGTGAAAGTGATTTATCTGGAGTAGTGTTTAAAATCGAAAGAGCAAGTAAAAATGAAAAGAAGGTTTATGTAAGATTATTTGGAGGAAAAATATCTGTAAGAGATAAAATTCAAGTACCTAATAAGGAGCTAGCAGAAAAAGTAAAGAAAATTAATAGGCTAGAAAATGGTGTAATTATTGAAGCACAGAGGATAGAAGCAGGGGATATAGGTATTTTATATGGACTTACAAGTTTCCAAGTGGGAGATGTTATTGGAATTTCAAATAATAAAATTAAAAATATATCTATAGCTAAACCAGCATTAAAAACAACAATTTCTGCAATTGATAAAGAAAAAAATCCAGAGCTATTTAAAGCATTAATATTACTTGCAGAGGAAGATCCACTACTAGAATTAGAGATGAATGACATGGATAAAGAAATTTATGTCAACTTATTCGGTGAAGTTCAAATGGAAATACTAAGTTCTATCTTAGATGATTTATATGGAATAAAAGTAGAGTTTTCGAATATTGAGACTATCTATAAGGAAACACCTAAAGGTTTTGGATCATCAATAATGCATATGCAGGAAGACTTAAATCCATTTTGGGCGACAGTAGGCTTAGAAATAGAACCAGCAGGGAGAGGCGAAGGTCTTAGGTATATTTCTAATGTTTCAGTAGGGTCATTGCCAAAATCTTTTCAAAATGCAATTGAAGAAGCAGTTATTAAGACAAGCAAACAAGGATTATTTGGATGGGAGGTTACAGATGTAAAAGTCACTCTTAGCTGTGGTGAATTTTTTAGTCCAGCCAGCACTCCAGCAGATTTTAGAAATGTGACACCTATGGTATTAATGGAAGCATTATATAAAGCACAAACTGTTTTATTAGAGCCATTACATGAGTTTGATTTAAGGATTCCTCAAAATGCTTTAAGTAAAGCGGTATGGGATTTAGAAACTATGAGGGCAACCTTTGATAATCCTATTGTTATAGGGGATGAATTCTCAATAAAGGGATTAATTCCAGTAGAAAATTCAAAAGAATATAAAATGAAAATAGCTTCATATACAGAAGGTAGGGGAATGTTTGTGACAAAATTTTATGGGTATAAGGAAGTTTCCGCTGGATTTGCAAAAGCACGCCAAAAAACAACTTATGATCCATTGAATAAAAAAGAGTATTTGCTTCATAAATTAAACGCAATTAGAGATTAA
- the tetA(P) gene encoding tetracycline efflux MFS transporter TetA(P): MVNKLSAYKTYLLFSAITAMCFSLVATVMIVYHIETVHLNPLQLILVGTTLEVACFIFEIPTGIVADVYSRKLSIVIGVVLTGVGFILEGSISSFVFILAAQIIWGLGSTFISGSVEAWIAEEEKDKDLDKIYIKGAQAGQIGSVIGIVLSTVIANFSVRLPIIVSGVLFIILALFLWLYMPENNFKSSAPEDLNTFKKMGYTFKSGIKFIKSKPIIIILLSVTLFYGLSSEGYDRLSNVHFLQDTMLPKLGNLKSVTWFGIFGISGMILSAIVMHFMAKKLKDDDKNQNGKLLLCINIFYISFMFIFAITKSFNLMLIAYLATSTFRTINEPIFSAWLNGHIDDKARATVLSINGQINSLGQILGGPIIGIIATNISVSMGIACTSLLVTPVLVLYIVAMIMDKKVVDRVGGIDYEENN; encoded by the coding sequence ATGGTTAATAAACTTTCAGCATATAAAACTTATTTATTATTTTCAGCTATTACAGCAATGTGTTTTTCGCTAGTAGCTACAGTTATGATAGTGTATCACATTGAAACGGTGCATTTAAATCCACTTCAGCTTATACTTGTTGGAACTACTTTAGAAGTAGCATGCTTTATATTTGAAATTCCTACAGGCATAGTTGCAGATGTGTACAGTCGTAAACTATCTATTGTTATTGGTGTAGTTTTAACAGGAGTGGGATTTATTTTAGAAGGTTCTATTTCTAGTTTCGTTTTCATACTTGCAGCACAGATTATATGGGGATTAGGTTCTACTTTTATCAGTGGATCTGTTGAAGCTTGGATTGCGGAAGAAGAGAAAGATAAAGATTTGGATAAAATTTATATAAAGGGAGCACAAGCAGGACAGATAGGATCGGTTATTGGAATAGTACTAAGCACTGTAATAGCTAATTTCTCTGTAAGACTACCTATTATAGTTAGTGGAGTTTTATTTATAATTCTTGCATTATTTTTATGGTTATATATGCCAGAAAATAATTTTAAATCATCTGCTCCAGAGGATTTAAATACATTCAAAAAGATGGGATATACCTTTAAATCTGGTATTAAATTTATAAAAAGCAAACCTATAATTATAATTTTGCTTTCAGTAACTTTATTTTATGGATTATCCAGTGAAGGTTATGATAGACTTTCTAATGTGCATTTTTTACAAGATACTATGCTTCCTAAACTTGGAAACCTTAAATCAGTGACTTGGTTCGGAATTTTTGGAATTTCAGGAATGATATTGAGTGCTATAGTAATGCATTTTATGGCAAAAAAGCTTAAGGATGATGATAAGAATCAAAATGGAAAGCTGTTATTATGTATAAATATATTTTATATATCATTTATGTTCATATTTGCTATTACAAAAAGCTTTAACTTAATGCTAATAGCTTATTTAGCGACAAGTACCTTTAGAACTATAAATGAACCTATATTTAGTGCATGGCTTAATGGACATATAGATGACAAGGCCAGAGCTACTGTACTTTCTATAAATGGACAAATAAATTCCTTAGGTCAAATTTTAGGTGGACCAATTATAGGAATCATAGCTACAAATATTTCAGTAAGTATGGGTATAGCATGTACTTCGTTATTAGTAACACCGGTATTAGTGTTATATATTGTTGCTATGATAATGGATAAAAAGGTGGTTGATAGAGTTGGAGGTATTGATTATGAAGAAAATAATTAA